In Candidatus Palauibacter scopulicola, one genomic interval encodes:
- a CDS encoding OsmC family protein — translation MLGTLNGALEVRGIRLAPEDITAEAEGILHLRDRMPLLEEIVVHYRLRIPAEARETVDRALAGHGAKCPTARSLEGAIKVSWTADIEEIPASS, via the coding sequence ATGCTGGGCACGCTCAACGGCGCACTGGAAGTGCGCGGCATCCGCCTGGCCCCCGAGGACATCACCGCCGAAGCGGAGGGCATCCTGCACCTCCGCGACCGCATGCCGCTGCTCGAGGAGATCGTCGTCCACTACCGGCTCCGCATCCCCGCCGAGGCCCGGGAGACCGTCGACCGCGCCCTTGCCGGCCACGGCGCGAAGTGCCCCACCGCCCGTTCGCTGGAGGGCGCGATCAAGGTGAGCTGGACTGCCGACATCGAGGAGATCCCTGCTTCATCATGA
- a CDS encoding DUF885 domain-containing protein has product MTSTRDGSRLAAGATGRIVAVILMAGGIAACERGSAETGAPAPLSDLSVLSDRFWDAYLSWNPLQATYLGEHRLSDRVRDISPAGRSNRRREVGALMDALAAIDLASLRPGNRLTYLALDHQLSTEVAEQTCDLEVWVVDHREGFQLDFLNIVGAQPLETPVDGERMIRRWNAFADYIDDYISNLRTGLETGRVAARASVNRTIVQLDALLERPVEEWPIYAPAGTRLDAWPEGTRHDFRAGIREAASERIQPAYARLRDFLRDELYPHSRTGAAVGLSSLPGGSACYEAMIRTFTTLDLTPAEIHAQGLAELESVHDELRTLGEEVLGTSDLKEIQQRLRSDPEMFFRWPGEIVQMAEEAYARAALVMPDWFGTTPRTEMVIRPIPLYEAPQSQLAYYREPAPDGSRPGTYYVNTYRPEIRPRYQADVLSFHEAIPGHHLQTAIAQEIEGLPEFRKHLGSVAFVEGWALYAEHLADEMGLYVDGLSRIGLASYDAWRASRLVVDTGIHAFGWTREEAVDFVRENTLLAEVNIENEVDRYITSPAQALTYKLGQLEISRLRSKAEARLGETFSIAEFHDRVLENGALSLPALSDAIDSWLAEAAG; this is encoded by the coding sequence ATGACGTCAACCCGCGACGGGAGCCGACTTGCGGCCGGAGCGACGGGCCGGATCGTGGCCGTGATCCTCATGGCGGGCGGGATCGCGGCCTGCGAGCGGGGCTCGGCCGAAACGGGGGCCCCCGCTCCACTCAGCGACCTGTCGGTGCTCAGCGACCGCTTCTGGGATGCCTACCTCTCCTGGAACCCGCTGCAGGCGACCTACCTGGGGGAGCACCGCCTCAGCGACCGCGTTCGCGACATCTCGCCGGCGGGGCGCAGCAATCGCCGGCGCGAGGTTGGTGCCCTCATGGATGCGCTCGCGGCCATCGACCTCGCGTCGCTGCGGCCCGGGAACCGGCTCACCTATCTTGCACTCGACCATCAGCTCTCGACGGAGGTCGCCGAGCAGACGTGCGATCTCGAGGTGTGGGTGGTGGACCACCGGGAGGGGTTCCAGCTCGACTTCCTCAACATCGTGGGCGCCCAGCCGCTGGAGACGCCGGTCGACGGCGAGCGCATGATCCGGCGCTGGAACGCGTTCGCGGACTATATCGACGACTACATCTCGAACCTCCGCACGGGCCTCGAGACGGGCCGGGTCGCGGCGCGCGCGTCGGTGAACCGGACGATCGTGCAGCTCGACGCGCTCCTCGAACGACCGGTCGAGGAATGGCCGATCTACGCTCCGGCGGGGACGCGGCTCGATGCCTGGCCCGAGGGGACGCGCCACGACTTCCGGGCCGGCATCCGGGAGGCCGCCTCGGAGCGCATCCAGCCCGCCTACGCGAGACTCCGCGATTTTCTGCGCGACGAACTCTATCCGCACTCGCGCACGGGAGCGGCGGTCGGACTCTCCAGCCTGCCGGGCGGCAGCGCCTGCTACGAGGCGATGATCCGCACCTTTACGACGCTCGACCTGACACCGGCCGAGATCCACGCCCAGGGTCTGGCGGAGCTGGAGAGCGTCCACGACGAACTGCGGACGCTTGGAGAGGAAGTCCTCGGCACGTCCGACCTGAAGGAGATCCAGCAGCGGCTGCGGTCGGACCCGGAGATGTTCTTCCGCTGGCCGGGGGAGATCGTGCAGATGGCCGAGGAGGCCTACGCGCGGGCGGCCCTCGTTATGCCCGACTGGTTCGGCACGACGCCGCGGACGGAGATGGTGATCCGTCCGATCCCGCTGTACGAGGCGCCGCAGAGCCAGCTCGCCTACTACCGGGAACCGGCGCCGGACGGATCGCGGCCCGGCACGTACTACGTGAACACCTACCGGCCCGAGATCCGTCCGCGGTACCAGGCCGATGTCCTCAGCTTCCACGAGGCGATTCCGGGGCACCACCTCCAGACGGCCATCGCCCAGGAGATCGAGGGTCTGCCCGAGTTCCGGAAGCACCTCGGCTCGGTCGCCTTTGTCGAGGGGTGGGCGCTGTACGCGGAGCACCTGGCCGACGAAATGGGCCTCTACGTGGACGGCCTGAGCCGCATCGGCCTCGCCTCCTACGATGCGTGGCGGGCCAGCCGGCTCGTCGTCGACACCGGCATCCATGCCTTCGGCTGGACCCGCGAGGAGGCGGTCGACTTCGTCCGCGAGAACACGCTGCTCGCCGAGGTGAACATCGAGAACGAGGTGGACCGCTACATCACATCGCCCGCCCAGGCGCTCACCTACAAGCTGGGGCAGCTCGAGATCTCGCGGCTGCGCTCGAAAGCGGAGGCGAGGCTCGGGGAGACGTTCTCCATCGCGGAGTTCCACGACCGGGTCCTGGAGAACGGCGCGCTGAGCCTTCCCGCGCTCAGCGACGCGATCGACAGCTGGCTCGCGGAGGCCGCCGGCTGA
- a CDS encoding alpha/beta fold hydrolase, whose product MSRPFLHQYTVSEAGSRRWLYVLHGIYGTGRNWASFARRLVARRPEWGAVLVDLRLHGHSPRFEPPHTLAACVHDVLELSESLERPVDATLGHSFGGKVALMVAAAATPSQTWMIDATPSRRSPGGGAARLLDVIRRHPGPFAERRDAVSVVEAEGFASPVAHWLATNLVFVDARYRWRLDPDAAEELLADYFRRDLWDVIETPVPPSEVHVVRAAQSDILSADDRGRLRAAMLNGRVHFHELTGGHWLHVDNPDGLPDLVAEHL is encoded by the coding sequence GTGTCTCGACCATTCCTGCATCAGTACACCGTCTCCGAGGCGGGTTCCCGGCGCTGGCTCTACGTGCTGCACGGCATTTACGGCACCGGCCGCAACTGGGCTTCATTCGCCCGCCGGCTCGTCGCCCGGCGTCCCGAATGGGGAGCCGTGCTCGTGGACCTGCGGCTGCACGGGCACTCGCCCCGCTTCGAGCCGCCGCACACCCTTGCCGCGTGCGTGCACGACGTGCTCGAACTCTCGGAGTCGCTCGAGCGGCCCGTGGACGCGACCCTCGGGCACTCCTTCGGCGGCAAGGTGGCGCTGATGGTGGCGGCGGCCGCGACGCCGAGCCAGACGTGGATGATCGACGCGACGCCCTCCCGCCGCTCGCCCGGCGGAGGCGCCGCCCGACTGCTGGATGTGATTCGCCGGCACCCGGGGCCCTTCGCGGAGCGGCGTGACGCCGTATCCGTGGTGGAGGCCGAGGGGTTCGCCTCGCCCGTCGCGCACTGGCTGGCGACCAACCTCGTCTTCGTCGACGCCCGCTATCGGTGGCGCCTCGACCCCGATGCCGCCGAAGAACTGCTTGCCGACTACTTCAGGCGCGACCTCTGGGACGTCATCGAGACGCCCGTCCCCCCGTCGGAAGTCCACGTCGTGCGAGCCGCCCAGTCGGACATCCTCTCGGCGGATGATCGCGGGCGGCTTCGAGCGGCGATGCTGAACGGCCGCGTACATTTCCACGAACTCACCGGTGGCCACTGGCTGCACGTCGACAATCCCGATGGACTCCCGGACCTCGTCGCCGAGCACCTCTGA
- a CDS encoding alpha/beta fold hydrolase has protein sequence MNDLSAFEPAPGLRNPHAQTIVGRIVRRRFEPRYDRVRLDTDDGDFVDLDVWRGLEAPSGLCLLLHGLEGSAHSGYMVTTSEALAAAGIQAVALNFRSCSGEPNRLPGAYHSGRTDDIERALDWMAARFPGLPRAAVGFSLGGNALLNLLGREGGGRSLVAAAAVSVPYDLESSADALQRGMGRVYGRRFLRSLREKAREKALRFPDVVAPGAARARTLREFDDRLTAPIHGFRDAADYYARCSAKRFVDPVDLPMLLIHARDDPLAPGSSVPVETIRRRPNLSLALTERGGHLGFVGRGRGMGRAGARAGARTGWLEETVTRYISRAMHRTPHRTTHPDSGVF, from the coding sequence TTGAATGATCTGTCGGCGTTCGAGCCGGCACCGGGCCTCCGGAATCCTCACGCACAGACCATCGTGGGACGGATCGTGCGCCGCCGCTTCGAGCCGCGGTACGACCGGGTTCGGCTCGACACGGACGACGGCGATTTCGTCGATCTCGATGTGTGGAGGGGACTGGAAGCGCCCTCGGGTCTGTGCCTCCTTCTCCACGGACTCGAGGGGAGCGCGCACTCGGGCTACATGGTGACGACAAGCGAGGCGCTGGCGGCCGCCGGCATCCAGGCGGTGGCGCTCAACTTCCGTTCGTGCAGCGGGGAGCCGAACCGTCTGCCGGGTGCCTACCACTCGGGTCGGACGGACGACATCGAGCGTGCGCTGGACTGGATGGCGGCGCGCTTCCCGGGTCTCCCGCGGGCCGCCGTCGGGTTCTCGCTGGGCGGGAACGCGCTCCTCAACCTGCTCGGAAGGGAGGGCGGCGGCCGGAGCCTCGTCGCCGCGGCCGCCGTATCGGTCCCCTACGACCTCGAATCCAGCGCCGACGCCCTGCAGCGCGGGATGGGACGCGTCTACGGCCGGCGTTTCCTTCGCAGCCTGCGGGAGAAGGCCCGTGAAAAGGCCCTGAGGTTCCCGGACGTCGTGGCCCCCGGGGCGGCGAGGGCGCGCACGCTTCGCGAGTTCGATGACCGGCTCACGGCGCCGATTCACGGCTTTCGCGACGCCGCCGACTACTACGCGCGCTGCAGCGCGAAGCGTTTCGTGGACCCCGTGGACCTTCCCATGCTGCTTATCCACGCGCGGGACGACCCGCTCGCCCCGGGGAGTTCGGTGCCCGTCGAGACGATCCGGCGGCGCCCGAATCTGTCCCTCGCACTGACCGAACGCGGCGGGCATCTCGGGTTCGTGGGCCGGGGGCGCGGCATGGGACGGGCCGGCGCGCGGGCCGGCGCGCGAACCGGCTGGCTCGAAGAGACCGTTACCCGCTACATCTCGCGGGCGATGCATCGGACACCGCACCGGACAACGCATCCCGATTCCGGCGTGTTTTAA